From the Pseudanabaena sp. BC1403 genome, one window contains:
- a CDS encoding ABC transporter ATP-binding protein: MTAVPTVRTHRLTKQFDNHVAVNHLDLQIDRGEVYGLIGPNGAGKTTLIRMLAAAEEPTAGEIYINGARFLRGQNNPELKRQLGYLPDDFPLYDDLTVWDYLDYFARLYFLRDPQRSQRLYEVIELVELEQKKNELIATLSRGMKQRLSLARSIIHNPTLLLLDEPVSGLDPLARVQVRNIIKSLQQQGMTILISSHILSDLAEICTSIGIMELGHLVESSRLQALYDRSNQDQQQLLISTLGNLEDLQTALRKSERVQEVEALSDVPSVRVQFIGSIEDCAALLKSLIEVGIPISNFHRTQETLENIFLKLGYKQTS, encoded by the coding sequence ATGACAGCAGTACCGACCGTTCGCACTCACCGATTGACAAAACAGTTTGACAATCACGTTGCGGTGAATCATCTCGATTTGCAGATTGATCGCGGTGAAGTTTATGGACTGATCGGACCAAATGGTGCAGGTAAAACAACATTGATTCGGATGCTCGCTGCTGCTGAGGAGCCAACCGCTGGCGAAATTTATATCAATGGGGCACGGTTTTTGCGTGGTCAAAACAACCCTGAACTGAAGAGACAACTAGGCTATTTACCCGATGATTTTCCTCTTTATGATGACCTAACAGTTTGGGATTATCTCGATTATTTTGCTCGTTTATATTTTCTAAGAGATCCACAGCGATCGCAAAGATTGTATGAAGTAATTGAGCTAGTAGAGCTAGAACAAAAAAAGAATGAACTAATTGCTACGCTCTCGCGAGGAATGAAGCAACGTCTTAGTCTTGCAAGAAGTATTATTCATAATCCCACTTTGTTGTTATTGGATGAGCCTGTATCGGGACTCGATCCTCTCGCACGGGTGCAGGTTCGCAATATTATCAAATCTCTGCAACAGCAAGGGATGACGATTCTGATTTCATCGCATATCTTGAGCGATCTTGCCGAAATTTGCACTTCGATTGGGATTATGGAGCTAGGACATTTAGTTGAAAGCTCAAGACTACAAGCGCTCTATGATCGCAGTAATCAAGACCAGCAACAATTACTAATCTCGACCTTAGGCAATCTTGAGGATTTACAAACCGCTTTAAGAAAATCGGAGCGAGTACAGGAGGTAGAAGCTCTATCAGATGTTCCGAGTGTACGAGTTCAGTTTATTGGCAGTATTGAAGACTGCGCTGCGTTGCTAAAGTCTTTGATCGAAGTGGGGATTCCTATTTCCAATTTCCATCGTACTCAAGAAACTTTAGAAAATATTTTCTTGAAATTAGGCTATAAGCAAACCAGCTAA
- a CDS encoding EAL domain-containing protein: MIAIKTLKSSWEKLPLRFQQWGGFFLSSGSIYLLIFGLRWLGWLQPSEWAAFDLFIQLRPAEPVDERIIIVGVQESDIRYLGNWPASDHVLAKILRKIRDQKPKVIGLDLYRDIPVGDGYAELEQVFKTTPNLIGIEKSIGDRFSPVINPPPALKALGQVSANDIIIDPDGRLRRALLYPVPEGNEGLPSLGLAIALRYLKDQGIEPPPSESRYLQLGKTIFRPLESTDGGYIHVDAGGYQVLMNYHGSYQKFRHISLEDILENRIDPQLMRDRIVLIGPQASSLNDVFYTPYSSNFITSPAQISGVEFQANIVKLVLGAVLDNRPLFRVWSDIWEELWIAAWAIAGAAIIWIFSTRRLIFLTGVVISCTGFLIGGSYLLFLSGWWIPVAPALFTYIGSMLVMQSYMYISRLRELNSALSDSIELLAHDASHDALTGLPNRNLFMDRVEHAIKYSKRHSNYLFAIFFIDLDRFKMINDSLGHSVGDLFLQAIAELLQSCLRSIDTVARLGGDEFTILVDDIQDVGEALVVADRILNKFLSPVIIKGEAIFPSASIGIVISTPDYDNCADLLRDADIAMYRAKSLGKGRYTLFDQEMYEQTLRLTQLESELHYALEHQEFELYYQPIVSLITDELSGFEALIRWKNPKRGFISPIEFIPLAEDTGLIIAVGDWVLKEACQQLKAWLHQFPEAANLKMSINLASHQIREPDLLDKLDVILAETGVDGGSIRLEITESTLMDQGEQTINKLAQLRARNIQLSIDDFGQGYSSLSYLHRFPINILKIDRAFVNQMTDGGENIEIVRTITMLAHTLNMSVVAEGVETEQQVEILKKLGCEFGQGYLFSRPLPASAAEQVIANSSKLIALSQTD, translated from the coding sequence ATGATCGCTATTAAAACTTTAAAGTCAAGTTGGGAAAAATTACCACTTAGATTCCAGCAGTGGGGAGGTTTTTTCCTGTCTAGTGGCAGCATATATTTGTTAATATTCGGGCTGCGCTGGCTAGGGTGGTTGCAGCCTAGTGAATGGGCTGCCTTTGATCTATTTATCCAACTTCGACCTGCGGAGCCAGTGGATGAAAGAATTATTATTGTCGGGGTGCAAGAGTCTGATATTCGTTATTTGGGCAACTGGCCTGCGTCTGATCATGTACTTGCCAAAATTTTGCGCAAAATCCGCGATCAAAAACCCAAAGTTATTGGCTTAGATCTTTATCGAGATATTCCTGTAGGTGATGGCTACGCAGAATTAGAGCAGGTATTCAAAACCACTCCCAACTTGATTGGCATCGAAAAAAGTATTGGCGATCGCTTTAGCCCTGTCATTAATCCACCACCCGCTTTAAAAGCATTAGGTCAAGTGTCGGCAAATGACATAATTATCGATCCTGACGGAAGATTGCGCCGTGCTTTACTGTATCCAGTGCCTGAAGGGAATGAAGGATTGCCAAGTCTAGGTTTAGCGATCGCGCTTAGATATTTAAAAGATCAAGGGATAGAACCACCACCGTCAGAATCCAGATATTTACAACTTGGCAAAACGATTTTTAGACCTTTAGAAAGCACTGATGGTGGATATATTCATGTTGATGCTGGTGGATATCAAGTTCTGATGAACTACCATGGCTCCTATCAAAAATTTCGCCATATTTCCCTTGAAGATATTTTAGAAAATCGCATTGATCCGCAACTAATGCGCGATCGCATTGTTCTGATAGGCCCTCAAGCATCTAGTCTCAATGATGTTTTTTATACTCCCTACAGCAGCAATTTTATAACCTCACCCGCTCAAATTTCGGGAGTAGAATTTCAAGCAAATATTGTCAAATTGGTTTTGGGCGCAGTACTTGATAATCGCCCTCTATTTAGAGTCTGGTCAGATATTTGGGAAGAGCTATGGATTGCAGCTTGGGCAATTGCTGGGGCAGCAATTATTTGGATATTCTCGACTAGACGTTTGATTTTTCTCACTGGTGTTGTGATCTCCTGTACAGGTTTTCTAATTGGTGGGAGCTATTTACTATTTCTATCAGGTTGGTGGATACCAGTAGCACCTGCTTTGTTTACTTATATCGGCTCCATGCTTGTGATGCAGAGCTATATGTATATTTCACGACTGCGGGAGCTGAATTCTGCTCTTTCTGATTCAATCGAACTACTTGCTCATGATGCTTCCCATGATGCCTTAACAGGTTTACCAAATCGCAATCTATTTATGGATCGTGTAGAACATGCGATCAAATATAGTAAACGCCATTCTAATTATCTGTTTGCAATCTTTTTTATTGACTTAGATCGATTCAAAATGATTAACGATAGTCTTGGTCATAGTGTCGGTGACCTGTTTTTACAGGCGATCGCTGAACTTTTGCAAAGTTGCTTACGCTCAATCGATACAGTTGCTAGGCTTGGCGGTGATGAATTTACGATTCTCGTTGATGACATTCAAGATGTGGGAGAAGCATTAGTAGTAGCCGATCGCATTCTCAATAAGTTTCTATCTCCCGTAATCATCAAAGGTGAGGCGATTTTTCCCAGTGCAAGTATTGGTATTGTGATTAGCACGCCCGATTATGATAATTGTGCTGATTTGCTGAGGGATGCTGATATTGCCATGTACCGTGCTAAATCTCTGGGCAAAGGACGTTATACTCTTTTTGATCAGGAGATGTATGAACAGACTCTTAGATTAACTCAGTTAGAGAGTGAACTGCATTACGCTCTCGAGCATCAAGAGTTTGAGCTTTACTATCAGCCAATAGTTTCTCTAATCACTGACGAATTATCAGGATTTGAAGCGCTCATCCGCTGGAAGAACCCTAAACGTGGTTTCATTTCTCCCATAGAGTTTATTCCCCTTGCTGAAGATACAGGATTAATTATTGCAGTTGGTGATTGGGTTTTAAAAGAAGCCTGTCAACAACTAAAAGCTTGGCTACATCAATTTCCTGAAGCAGCAAATTTGAAGATGAGCATTAATTTAGCTAGCCATCAAATTCGCGAACCTGATTTGTTAGATAAGCTCGATGTTATTCTTGCAGAAACTGGTGTTGATGGCGGTTCTATCCGTTTAGAAATTACGGAAAGTACGTTGATGGATCAAGGTGAGCAGACGATCAATAAACTGGCTCAATTGAGGGCGCGAAACATTCAACTTAGTATTGACGATTTTGGACAGGGCTATTCTTCCCTGAGCTATTTACATCGGTTTCCAATTAATATTCTCAAAATTGATCGTGCTTTTGTAAATCAAATGACTGACGGCGGTGAGAACATCGAAATTGTCCGCACAATTACGATGTTGGCACATACTTTAAATATGAGTGTTGTTGCTGAAGGTGTAGAGACAGAGCAGCAGGTGGAAATTTTAAAAAAATTGGGCTGTGAGTTTGGTCAAGGATATTTATTCTCGCGACCTCTACCTGCATCTGCCGCCGAGCAGGTGATTGCTAATAGCTCTAAATTGATCGCGCTTTCTCAAACAGACTAA
- a CDS encoding 8-oxoguanine deaminase — MPTLLVKNIHTLVTMNRDRSEIRNAAIFVRDNAIEQVGLTTELPQTADEVLDLQGKHIVLPGLVNTHHHFYQVLTKVIPAAQDCTLFNWLQALYPIWGRLTSESIYISAQMAAAELILSGCTTASDHLYIYPNDCKLDDEIAAIQEIGMRFHASRGSMSVGESQGGLPPDALVEKEVDILKDSQRLIEEYHDPSRFAMLRMTLAPCSPFSVSPDLMIESAKMARSYTSVRLHTHLAENKSDVDYSLAKFGKIPGDYAESVGWLGDDVWHAHCVKLSDDSIAQFARTGTGVAHCPCSNTRLGSGIAPIRKMLNHGVPVGLGVDGSASNDTGNLLQEARTAFLLARVKDCDTTSMSAREILEVATLGGARVLGRDDIGAIAPNMAADFIAIDIERSQFAGAHHDLVAALIFCPVPSVDYSFINGRKVIDRGQLTTLDLPTLIERTNKIARKLVE, encoded by the coding sequence ATGCCCACCCTGCTAGTCAAAAATATCCATACCTTAGTCACCATGAATCGCGATCGCAGCGAGATCCGTAATGCAGCTATATTTGTCAGAGATAATGCGATTGAGCAGGTGGGACTCACCACCGAATTACCCCAAACTGCCGATGAGGTGCTGGACTTACAGGGGAAACATATTGTGCTGCCAGGGCTAGTTAATACTCATCACCATTTTTATCAAGTTCTCACCAAGGTTATCCCCGCCGCCCAAGATTGCACTTTGTTTAATTGGTTGCAGGCTCTTTATCCCATTTGGGGAAGGCTCACGTCTGAGAGTATTTATATCAGCGCTCAGATGGCAGCAGCCGAACTAATTCTCTCTGGTTGTACAACAGCAAGTGATCATCTTTATATCTATCCCAATGATTGCAAACTGGATGATGAGATTGCAGCAATCCAAGAGATTGGAATGCGATTTCATGCTAGTCGCGGTAGTATGAGCGTCGGTGAAAGCCAAGGTGGACTTCCCCCTGATGCTTTAGTTGAGAAGGAAGTTGATATTCTCAAAGACTCGCAAAGACTGATTGAGGAATATCATGATCCTTCACGCTTTGCGATGTTACGGATGACTTTAGCGCCCTGTTCCCCATTCTCTGTCTCCCCAGACTTGATGATCGAGTCAGCAAAAATGGCGCGATCGTATACCAGTGTGAGATTGCATACACATCTAGCCGAAAACAAATCGGATGTAGACTATAGCCTCGCCAAATTCGGCAAAATACCTGGAGACTATGCTGAGTCTGTTGGCTGGCTAGGTGATGATGTCTGGCACGCCCATTGTGTAAAGCTGAGTGATGACTCGATCGCACAATTTGCCCGCACGGGGACAGGTGTAGCACATTGTCCTTGTAGTAATACTCGTCTTGGTAGTGGCATTGCTCCAATCAGGAAAATGCTGAATCATGGTGTGCCAGTGGGCTTGGGTGTAGATGGCTCTGCTTCAAACGATACTGGCAATCTTTTACAAGAAGCTCGTACAGCTTTTTTATTAGCACGGGTGAAGGATTGTGATACCACATCCATGAGTGCTAGGGAGATTTTGGAGGTTGCCACTCTTGGTGGTGCTAGGGTTTTGGGTCGTGATGACATTGGTGCGATCGCACCAAATATGGCGGCGGATTTTATAGCGATCGATATTGAGCGATCGCAATTTGCAGGAGCACATCACGATCTGGTTGCAGCTTTAATATTTTGCCCAGTCCCGTCAGTGGACTACAGCTTTATCAATGGTCGTAAGGTCATTGATCGCGGTCAGTTAACCACGCTTGATTTACCAACGCTGATCGAACGTACAAATAAGATTGCGCGTAAGCTAGTTGAGTAG
- the msrA gene encoding peptide-methionine (S)-S-oxide reductase MsrA, producing the protein MFQRSLYVCGGIIGSLAIASLFLSSLVSVKAINTEPRNSGARATQTSTASPIINQKGIKTAVFAGGCFWGTEAVFEHLKGVSNVVSGYSGGSAATANYEAVGSGQTGHAESIIITYDPSQISYEKLLEVYFYVAHDPTQLNRQGPDRGTQYRSAIFFTNSEQQQIAAAYIERLNQTKSFSKPVVTQLAPLESFYAAEDYHQDFIVHNPDYPYVVAHDLPKLAQLRKQFPEIYKE; encoded by the coding sequence ATGTTTCAGCGAAGTTTATATGTTTGTGGCGGCATTATTGGCAGTCTTGCGATCGCATCTTTATTTTTGAGTTCGCTTGTTTCGGTAAAGGCGATTAATACTGAGCCTCGTAACTCTGGGGCTAGAGCAACTCAAACTTCTACTGCTAGCCCTATTATCAATCAGAAAGGAATAAAGACAGCCGTATTCGCAGGAGGATGCTTTTGGGGAACAGAGGCAGTATTTGAGCATCTAAAAGGAGTTTCCAATGTTGTTTCTGGTTATTCTGGCGGAAGTGCTGCAACTGCTAATTATGAAGCTGTCGGTTCTGGACAAACTGGACATGCTGAATCCATCATAATTACCTACGATCCTTCCCAAATATCCTATGAGAAGCTTCTTGAAGTCTACTTTTATGTAGCGCATGACCCAACCCAACTAAATCGGCAAGGGCCTGATCGCGGTACTCAATATCGTTCGGCTATATTTTTCACAAATAGTGAGCAGCAGCAGATTGCAGCAGCCTATATAGAACGTCTCAACCAGACCAAAAGTTTTTCTAAACCTGTTGTAACTCAGTTAGCTCCTTTAGAGAGTTTTTATGCAGCAGAGGATTACCATCAAGATTTTATTGTTCACAACCCCGACTATCCTTATGTAGTCGCTCATGATCTTCCGAAACTTGCCCAGTTAAGAAAGCAGTTTCCTGAAATATATAAAGAGTAA
- a CDS encoding ATP-binding protein: protein MKYLNRLYISILKVVKVFLNSIKHNISALMPQYRANIKRQQRTLEVLSSLSYRTGELKGYLQLVASSVSELLDLDWAIVTLSREGFGGVAASSIDLGDAAEQQFELHGTLSESVMNSGRCLFVENTSIFKDLGETPEGYLAYLGAPLRLPNGEIIGTVCSFNRRPRKFTREEMSLVEIFAERAATAIDNYNLYQKQQEINLALQSEINDRQEAEQALRKSEEQLRLIAENLEPLVWLYSHDGKPIYMSPMFEKVWGIPVEQWYEDGSVCLNAVIPEDREMVSIAFKNLFLDGSSYDLEYRIIRPDGGVRIIRDQAFPIIDKNGQIYRVAGIAEDITHRQQEQQRTIKAMERLSEIGELATTIIHEVRNPLTTVLMGLNYFYRMELPESARKRLTLALDEAERLKRLLNEILLYAKHEVIQPVPVDINKLAMEYIENISSTPVAIGKQIVFEPMPESLIVFGDKDKLTQVLINLLQNACEAVPEGEKISVSFSSLTSSRQICLQVQNRGTPIPSDILPNLTKPFMTTKPDGNGLGLAIVKKIVEAHGGKLEIESSAIAGTIVSVLLPIAT from the coding sequence ATGAAATACCTGAACCGCCTTTACATCTCCATACTGAAGGTCGTTAAAGTATTTCTAAATAGCATTAAACACAATATTTCAGCTTTGATGCCTCAGTATCGAGCTAACATCAAAAGACAACAGCGAACCTTAGAAGTACTATCATCGCTCAGTTATCGTACAGGCGAGTTGAAAGGATATCTCCAACTAGTAGCAAGTAGCGTTAGTGAATTACTTGACTTGGACTGGGCAATTGTCACCTTAAGTCGCGAGGGATTTGGTGGAGTCGCAGCCAGTTCTATTGACTTAGGTGATGCAGCAGAACAGCAATTTGAGCTTCATGGCACGCTCTCAGAAAGTGTTATGAATTCTGGTCGATGCCTCTTTGTAGAAAATACATCTATTTTTAAAGATTTAGGTGAAACACCAGAAGGATATTTAGCTTATTTAGGTGCACCATTGAGACTACCCAATGGAGAAATTATTGGTACAGTCTGTTCGTTTAACCGACGACCACGCAAATTCACGCGCGAAGAGATGAGCTTGGTGGAGATTTTTGCTGAACGCGCTGCGACAGCTATTGACAACTATAATCTCTACCAAAAGCAACAAGAAATTAATCTAGCGTTACAATCTGAGATCAATGACCGACAAGAAGCAGAACAAGCATTAAGGAAAAGTGAAGAGCAATTACGCTTGATTGCCGAAAATTTGGAGCCGCTAGTATGGCTGTATTCCCATGATGGCAAGCCAATTTACATGAGTCCCATGTTTGAGAAAGTATGGGGAATTCCTGTCGAACAATGGTATGAGGATGGCTCAGTTTGCTTAAATGCAGTTATTCCTGAAGATCGAGAGATGGTATCAATAGCATTCAAGAACTTGTTTTTAGATGGTAGTAGTTACGATCTTGAATATCGGATTATTCGACCAGATGGAGGTGTCAGGATTATTCGAGATCAGGCCTTTCCGATTATTGATAAAAATGGGCAAATCTATCGAGTCGCGGGAATCGCTGAAGACATTACCCATCGACAACAAGAGCAACAGCGCACAATTAAAGCGATGGAAAGACTCTCCGAGATTGGCGAACTAGCAACCACAATCATCCATGAAGTCCGTAATCCCTTAACCACAGTGCTAATGGGGCTAAACTACTTTTATCGAATGGAATTGCCTGAAAGCGCGAGGAAGAGATTGACGCTAGCCTTAGATGAAGCAGAACGTCTTAAGCGACTTTTAAATGAGATTCTGCTCTATGCAAAACATGAGGTTATTCAGCCCGTTCCAGTTGATATAAACAAACTAGCTATGGAGTATATAGAAAATATTTCTAGTACGCCAGTTGCCATTGGCAAGCAAATAGTTTTTGAGCCAATGCCTGAATCCCTGATAGTCTTCGGAGATAAAGATAAATTAACTCAGGTCTTGATCAATCTATTGCAAAATGCCTGTGAAGCAGTACCAGAAGGAGAAAAAATTTCTGTAAGTTTTTCCTCTTTGACCAGTTCTCGCCAAATTTGTTTACAAGTACAGAATAGAGGCACACCTATTCCATCTGACATTTTACCCAATTTAACCAAACCTTTTATGACGACTAAACCCGATGGCAACGGATTAGGTTTAGCGATCGTCAAAAAAATTGTAGAAGCTCATGGCGGCAAATTAGAAATTGAATCTTCAGCGATCGCAGGCACGATCGTTAGTGTTTTATTGCCGATAGCCACATGA
- a CDS encoding cell wall metabolism sensor histidine kinase WalK — translation MSDFTLTSAHEASANHQMVSLDEVQAQQIQLIRNFSHELRTPLTLVYGYMQSIYRRNENLTDLQKNALEIAMFEMKHTIQLLQESLDLARLECHAICLRREPVPLHGLISEAIAFSQQVKSREIIVESEESNILVLADADRLKQVLLRLIDNAVKYSDTAITIKLEKSGDCVAISICDRGCGIDFQDQLNIFSPFYRVDRSRNRDTGGAGLGLAIAKVLVEGMGGTLNVYSQLGEGSIFKIILKSLVSIA, via the coding sequence ATGAGTGACTTTACTTTGACCTCTGCGCATGAGGCATCTGCAAACCATCAGATGGTCAGTCTTGATGAAGTGCAAGCTCAGCAAATACAACTAATTAGAAACTTCTCCCATGAGTTACGAACGCCATTAACGCTGGTTTATGGTTATATGCAAAGTATATACCGCCGTAATGAAAACCTTACCGATCTCCAAAAAAATGCGCTGGAGATCGCCATGTTTGAAATGAAGCATACCATTCAATTATTACAAGAATCTCTTGATCTAGCGAGGTTAGAATGTCACGCTATTTGCTTGCGCCGCGAACCAGTACCATTGCATGGGCTAATATCCGAAGCGATCGCTTTTTCTCAGCAAGTCAAATCGCGTGAAATTATCGTTGAATCTGAGGAGTCAAATATTTTGGTGCTAGCTGATGCTGATCGACTCAAACAAGTTTTATTAAGGTTGATTGATAATGCTGTGAAGTATTCGGATACTGCAATTACGATTAAATTAGAAAAGTCAGGAGATTGTGTAGCGATTAGTATCTGTGATCGTGGCTGTGGTATTGACTTTCAAGATCAACTCAATATTTTTAGCCCTTTTTATCGAGTTGATCGCTCTCGAAATCGTGACACGGGCGGAGCAGGCTTGGGTTTGGCGATCGCTAAAGTTTTGGTAGAAGGTATGGGAGGAACTCTCAATGTGTATTCTCAACTAGGTGAAGGTAGTATCTTTAAGATTATTCTCAAATCTCTCGTGAGTATTGCTTGA
- a CDS encoding response regulator transcription factor, whose product MSTKILLIEDDVRLAQFVEMELTCEGYQVSMAHNGLDGLTQARQDQPDLVVLDWMMPGLSGVEICRRLRATGSKVPIILVTAKDDISDRVAGLDAGADDYVIKPFSIEEMLARIRSNLRRTKAEDSDTLQFEDLSLNLRTREILRAGKVIELTVREFELLEYLMIHPQQVMTRDQILENVWGYDFGGDSNVIEVYVRTLRQKLEIDNTCRLIQTVRGIGYVLRLSK is encoded by the coding sequence ATGTCAACTAAAATCCTTTTAATAGAAGATGATGTCAGACTAGCCCAGTTTGTTGAAATGGAGTTAACTTGCGAAGGCTATCAGGTGAGCATGGCTCACAATGGCTTAGATGGACTAACTCAAGCTAGACAGGATCAACCTGATTTAGTAGTTTTGGATTGGATGATGCCAGGATTATCGGGAGTAGAAATTTGTCGAAGATTGAGAGCTACTGGTAGTAAAGTCCCGATCATTTTAGTTACTGCAAAGGATGATATTAGCGATCGCGTGGCGGGTTTGGATGCTGGGGCTGATGATTATGTAATCAAGCCTTTTAGTATTGAAGAGATGCTTGCCAGAATCCGTTCTAATTTACGTCGCACTAAAGCAGAAGATAGTGACACGCTCCAATTTGAAGATCTAAGTTTAAATCTCCGTACACGCGAAATCTTGCGTGCTGGAAAAGTGATCGAATTGACGGTGCGAGAGTTTGAGTTGTTGGAATATCTCATGATTCATCCCCAGCAGGTTATGACTCGCGATCAGATCTTAGAAAATGTTTGGGGTTATGATTTTGGCGGTGATTCTAATGTGATTGAGGTTTATGTTCGTACTCTCAGGCAAAAGTTAGAAATTGATAATACTTGCCGACTAATTCAAACTGTTCGCGGTATCGGCTACGTTCTGCGTCTTAGTAAGTGA
- a CDS encoding DUF4079 domain-containing protein: protein MDLKDTLALLHPAIAIAFVFPLIGIVINRSWLTRQRRLQTTNGEKSKIPPSVGSEHLAIGYWLSGSVVGVALLGMAFPIFSKMIERDILTKEPSRVAFVVILFIASTASMVFLYRATSKLWRGVFATLSGVGLIILGAQPEVFRRDKEWFFSHYYYGIAAALLMIFSMAIVQDIYQDRKNRWRTVHILLNIFATILFLGQSMTGARDLLSIPYSWQASYISKCDFTNKTCPQINK, encoded by the coding sequence ATGGATCTAAAAGATACTCTAGCTTTACTACATCCTGCGATCGCAATTGCATTTGTATTCCCATTGATTGGTATCGTCATCAATCGTTCTTGGCTAACTCGTCAACGTCGTCTGCAAACCACAAATGGAGAGAAGAGTAAGATTCCTCCAAGTGTTGGCTCCGAGCATTTAGCGATCGGTTATTGGCTAAGCGGCTCGGTTGTAGGAGTAGCACTTTTGGGCATGGCTTTCCCAATTTTTTCTAAGATGATCGAACGCGATATTTTAACCAAAGAGCCATCACGGGTTGCCTTTGTGGTGATCTTGTTTATTGCTTCTACGGCTTCGATGGTATTTCTCTATCGGGCTACAAGCAAGTTATGGCGTGGTGTTTTTGCGACTCTATCTGGAGTGGGATTAATTATCTTAGGTGCTCAACCAGAGGTCTTTCGTCGCGATAAAGAATGGTTTTTCTCTCACTACTACTATGGAATAGCCGCAGCTTTATTGATGATTTTTTCAATGGCGATCGTGCAGGATATTTACCAAGACCGCAAAAATCGCTGGCGAACTGTGCATATTTTACTGAATATTTTTGCGACTATACTGTTTTTAGGGCAAAGTATGACTGGCGCTAGAGATTTGTTGTCCATTCCCTATAGCTGGCAAGCTTCCTACATCTCTAAATGTGACTTTACAAATAAAACTTGTCCACAAATTAACAAATAG
- a CDS encoding 2Fe-2S iron-sulfur cluster-binding protein, which translates to MLEDIRQISNPLVRAITSGLFLSSLVTIPASAAIFLVNFKNESAYKFIFYASIASATVGAVGGLASGKSKSEVTERPIVETTGGMDWKDWRKFVIDRKVKESDSITSFYLKPLDGGTIPNFTPGQFLTIQLDIPEQSRPVIRTYSLSDYSRSSTYYRLSIKREPTPPDTIAPAGIASNFMHDHVHEGSVILVKPPAGKFVLDVNSSQPAVLISNGVGITPMISMAKAVSLLNPQRHIWFLHGARDGSLHAFRDEVNAIAVSNPNLHIVYCYSRPNLTDEGNYQHKGYVDVDLIKNVVAPEMQNFYGSTDAEYFLCGSPSFMDSLRDGLREWGVADNKVLFESFAKAKPKKSEPAQDPSQEHDSIEIVFGKSGKTLSWSPNDGTILEFAEANDIYPDHSCRIGVCGTCMCKISEGEVEYAQAPTASVDGDSVLICISKPKTARLVLDI; encoded by the coding sequence ATGTTAGAAGATATTAGACAAATCTCAAATCCCTTGGTTAGGGCAATAACTTCTGGGTTGTTTCTCAGTTCTTTGGTAACCATACCTGCTTCTGCTGCAATTTTTTTAGTAAACTTCAAGAATGAATCTGCCTATAAATTCATTTTTTATGCCTCAATAGCTAGTGCTACAGTCGGTGCAGTGGGCGGTCTTGCATCTGGGAAAAGTAAATCTGAGGTAACAGAAAGACCAATAGTTGAAACTACTGGTGGTATGGATTGGAAAGACTGGCGTAAATTTGTGATTGATCGCAAAGTTAAAGAGAGCGACAGTATCACATCTTTTTATCTAAAACCATTGGATGGCGGGACGATTCCCAACTTCACACCTGGGCAATTTCTGACAATTCAGTTAGATATTCCTGAGCAGTCGAGACCTGTAATTCGCACCTATTCACTTTCTGATTACAGCAGATCATCCACTTATTATCGTCTATCAATTAAACGCGAACCTACGCCTCCAGACACGATCGCACCTGCGGGGATTGCCTCAAACTTCATGCATGATCATGTTCATGAAGGCTCTGTTATTTTGGTAAAGCCTCCTGCTGGAAAGTTCGTGTTAGATGTGAATAGTTCGCAACCTGCTGTCTTAATCAGTAATGGTGTTGGTATTACGCCCATGATTAGCATGGCAAAAGCTGTTAGCTTGCTTAATCCACAACGACATATTTGGTTTTTGCATGGTGCGCGAGATGGCAGCCTCCATGCCTTTCGTGATGAAGTTAATGCGATCGCAGTTAGTAATCCTAATTTACATATCGTTTATTGCTATAGCCGCCCTAACTTGACTGATGAAGGAAATTATCAGCATAAAGGCTATGTGGATGTTGATTTGATCAAGAATGTAGTTGCACCTGAGATGCAGAACTTTTATGGTTCGACGGATGCAGAATATTTCCTCTGTGGCTCTCCATCATTTATGGATTCACTCCGAGATGGATTGAGGGAATGGGGTGTAGCTGACAATAAGGTTCTATTTGAATCTTTTGCTAAAGCTAAGCCCAAGAAGTCAGAACCAGCCCAAGATCCATCCCAAGAACATGATTCTATCGAAATCGTTTTCGGGAAGTCTGGTAAAACTCTGAGCTGGAGTCCTAACGATGGCACGATTTTAGAGTTTGCGGAAGCAAATGATATCTATCCCGATCATAGTTGCCGTATTGGTGTTTGTGGTACTTGTATGTGCAAAATTTCTGAAGGAGAAGTTGAGTATGCGCAAGCACCAACGGCTTCTGTTGATGGTGATTCAGTTCTCATTTGCATCTCTAAGCCTAAAACTGCAAGGTTAGTTCTAGATATTTAA